From one Pseudomonas sp. B21-048 genomic stretch:
- the pgi gene encoding glucose-6-phosphate isomerase, with product MAYYRTPHDVTALPAWQALNDHRQAMQDFSMREAFNADPQRFTQFTLSSCGLFLDYSKNLINAETRNLLVGLANEVDLKGAIKALFEGEIVNSSEGRPALHTALRRPVGDKLSVNGVNVMPDVHKVLNQITDLVGRIHDGLWRGYTEKPITDVVNIGIGGSFLGPELVSEALLSYAQKGVRCHYLANIDGSEFHELTMKLRAETTLFIVSSKSFNTLETLKNAQAARAWYLAQGGSEAELYRHFIAVSSNNAAAVAFGIREENIFPMWDWVGGRYSLWSAIGLPIALAIGMSNFKELLSGAYTMDQHFQSAPFEQNMPVLLALLGVWYGNFWGAQSHAILPYDHYLRNITKHLQQLDMESNGKSVRQDGTPVSTDTGPVIWGGVGCNGQHAYHQLLHQGTQLIPADFIVPIVSFNPVSDHHQWLYANCLSQSQALMLGKTRAEAEAELRDKGMSEDEVQKLAAHKVIPGNRPSNTLVVERISPRRLGALVALYEHKVFVQSVVWGINAFDQWGVELGKELGKGVYNRLVGSEETPADDASTQGLINYFRGRHRG from the coding sequence ATGGCGTATTACCGCACTCCCCACGACGTTACCGCTCTGCCCGCCTGGCAAGCGTTGAATGACCACCGCCAAGCCATGCAGGATTTCAGCATGCGCGAAGCCTTTAATGCCGATCCGCAGCGCTTTACCCAATTCACCCTTAGCAGCTGCGGCCTGTTTCTCGACTACTCGAAGAACCTGATCAACGCCGAGACCCGCAATCTGCTGGTGGGCCTGGCCAACGAAGTCGACCTCAAGGGCGCGATCAAAGCGTTGTTCGAGGGCGAAATCGTCAACTCTTCCGAAGGGCGCCCGGCCCTGCACACCGCATTGCGTCGACCGGTGGGCGACAAGCTGTCGGTCAACGGCGTCAATGTGATGCCCGATGTGCACAAGGTGCTAAACCAGATCACCGACCTCGTGGGCCGCATTCATGACGGTCTGTGGCGCGGTTACACCGAGAAGCCGATCACTGACGTGGTGAACATCGGCATCGGCGGCTCGTTCCTCGGTCCCGAGCTGGTGTCCGAAGCATTGCTGTCCTACGCCCAGAAAGGCGTGCGCTGCCATTACCTGGCGAACATCGACGGCAGCGAATTCCACGAACTGACCATGAAGCTGCGCGCCGAGACCACGCTGTTCATCGTCTCGTCGAAATCCTTCAACACCCTCGAAACCCTGAAAAACGCCCAGGCCGCACGCGCCTGGTACCTGGCTCAGGGCGGTTCGGAAGCCGAGCTGTATCGCCACTTCATCGCCGTTTCCAGCAACAATGCTGCGGCGGTGGCATTCGGTATTCGTGAAGAAAACATCTTCCCGATGTGGGACTGGGTCGGCGGGCGTTACTCGCTGTGGTCGGCTATCGGTCTGCCGATTGCCCTGGCCATTGGCATGTCGAACTTCAAGGAGCTGCTGTCCGGTGCCTACACCATGGACCAGCATTTCCAGAGCGCGCCATTCGAACAAAACATGCCGGTGCTGCTGGCGCTGCTCGGTGTCTGGTACGGCAACTTCTGGGGCGCGCAAAGCCACGCGATCCTGCCGTACGACCATTACCTGCGCAACATCACCAAACACTTGCAACAGCTGGACATGGAATCCAACGGCAAGAGCGTGCGTCAGGACGGCACGCCAGTGTCCACCGACACTGGCCCGGTGATCTGGGGCGGCGTCGGCTGCAACGGTCAGCACGCTTACCACCAGTTGCTGCACCAGGGCACCCAGCTGATTCCGGCCGACTTTATCGTGCCGATCGTCAGCTTCAACCCGGTGTCCGACCACCACCAGTGGCTGTATGCCAACTGCCTGTCGCAAAGCCAGGCGCTGATGCTCGGTAAGACCCGCGCCGAGGCCGAAGCCGAGCTGCGTGACAAGGGCATGAGCGAGGACGAAGTGCAGAAGCTGGCGGCACACAAGGTGATCCCGGGCAACCGTCCGAGCAACACATTGGTGGTCGAACGCATCAGCCCGCGTCGCCTTGGCGCGCTGGTGGCGCTGTACGAACACAAAGTCTTCGTGCAAAGCGTGGTCTGGGGTATCAATGCCTTCGACCAATGGGGTGTGGAACTGGGCAAGGAACTGGGCAAAGGCGTCTACAACCGCCTGGTCGGCAGCGAAGAAACCCCGGCCGACGATGCCTCCACCCAAGGCTTGATCAACTACTTCCGCGGTCGTCACCGCGGATGA
- the panD gene encoding aspartate 1-decarboxylase produces the protein MHAIMLKAKLHRAEVTHAVLDYEGSCAIDGEWLDLSGIREYEQIQIYNIDNGERFTTYAIRGEEGSRMISVNGAAAHKAKVGDRVIICAYAHYSEAELLNFKPRMLYMAPGNELSHTTNAIPVQVA, from the coding sequence ATGCACGCCATCATGCTCAAGGCCAAGCTGCATCGCGCCGAAGTCACCCACGCTGTACTCGATTACGAAGGTTCCTGCGCCATCGACGGCGAATGGCTGGACCTGTCCGGCATCCGTGAGTACGAACAGATCCAGATCTACAATATCGACAACGGCGAACGCTTCACTACCTACGCGATTCGTGGCGAGGAAGGTTCGCGCATGATTTCGGTCAATGGTGCCGCGGCGCACAAGGCCAAGGTCGGCGACCGCGTGATCATCTGCGCTTACGCCCACTACAGCGAAGCCGAACTGCTCAACTTCAAGCCGCGCATGCTCTACATGGCGCCAGGTAACGAGCTGAGCCACACCACCAATGCCATTCCGGTTCAGGTCGCCTGA
- a CDS encoding class I SAM-dependent rRNA methyltransferase produces the protein MSSLNQALRAALDHRQDLLAELHQQGTDCYRLFHGSQEGAGGLTIDRYGPQLLVQSFHQALERDALLQLHETVNQQLGLDTLLVYNDRSRGNSRIDREDTVYRADEAALQDLIGHEWGLNYRVRGRHAGQDPLLFLDLRNARGWVKAHSKNKSVLNLFAYTCGVGLSAAAGGASEVCNLDFAEGNLAVGRENGLLNPQLPTMEFIQSDYFPAIRQLAGLPISQRRGQKLPNYQRMDPRQYDLVLLDPPAWAKSAFGTVDLLRDYQSLLKPALLTTADDGVLICCNNLAKVSMDDWREQVLRCAEKAGRPVREWTALTPGSDFPSMDQQPPLKTLILQL, from the coding sequence ATGTCTTCCTTGAATCAGGCGCTGCGCGCCGCCCTCGATCATCGTCAAGACCTGCTTGCCGAGCTGCATCAGCAAGGCACCGATTGCTATCGCCTGTTCCACGGCAGCCAGGAAGGCGCTGGCGGCCTGACCATCGACCGCTACGGCCCGCAACTGTTGGTGCAGAGTTTTCATCAGGCACTGGAGCGTGACGCCCTGCTGCAACTGCACGAGACCGTCAATCAACAGCTGGGCCTCGACACCCTGCTGGTCTACAACGACCGTTCCCGTGGCAACTCGCGCATCGACCGCGAAGACACCGTCTACCGCGCCGACGAAGCCGCCCTGCAAGATTTGATCGGCCACGAATGGGGACTGAACTACCGGGTTCGCGGGCGTCATGCCGGCCAGGACCCATTGCTGTTTCTCGACCTGCGCAACGCTCGTGGCTGGGTCAAGGCGCACAGCAAAAACAAAAGTGTGCTGAACCTGTTTGCCTACACCTGTGGCGTCGGCCTCAGCGCTGCGGCGGGTGGTGCGAGCGAGGTGTGTAACCTGGACTTTGCCGAAGGCAATCTGGCGGTCGGCCGTGAGAACGGTTTGCTCAACCCACAATTGCCGACGATGGAATTCATTCAGTCCGATTATTTCCCGGCGATCCGCCAACTGGCCGGTCTGCCGATCAGCCAGCGTCGCGGCCAGAAACTGCCGAACTATCAACGCATGGACCCGCGTCAGTACGATCTGGTGCTGCTTGATCCTCCGGCATGGGCCAAGAGCGCTTTCGGCACGGTCGACCTGTTGCGCGACTATCAGAGCCTGCTCAAACCGGCGCTGCTGACCACCGCCGACGATGGCGTACTGATTTGCTGCAACAACCTGGCGAAGGTCAGCATGGACGACTGGCGCGAACAGGTTCTGCGCTGCGCAGAGAAGGCAGGGCGCCCAGTGCGCGAGTGGACGGCGCTGACACCGGGCAGCGATTTCCCGTCGATGGATCAACAGCCGCCGTTGAAAACGCTGATCCTGCAACTCTGA
- a CDS encoding DUF748 domain-containing protein, which produces MPYSKALRFRQMKPHMPKGLIRAIGALLTALALYSLLGFLILPGIALRVANQQLANYATIPATIQRIELNPFSLEVTLWGLVIGEPGKEQVGFERLYANLQIDSLWTKALHLSDIELDKPKTEILFGKDGKLNLLGLFNIPASEPTPVDPDAKPFPLRVERIKLASGSVHFEDARPSEPIEFLYDKLDFELKNLSTLPEDSADMTLVAVGPAGGQIDWTGNFSLIPIASEGKLKITDGKMKSFWPYVRDAVPLALKDGVVSLSTDYKLNLAKETELLLSNVAVSVAPFAIQTPDGRPLAKLERLEISETTVDLAKQQVVVGKIRSQKLETWAALEADGQLDWQKLFASQPSKAAAKANAEPISAPAAADSPKPAPSKPWQVLLKDVQLRDYQVHLADRKAQPAVALELGPLNLDLQNFDSLNGSPFNLKLDAGVGKQGKITADGVVNLAPISAKLNVQTQDIDLRVAQSYINPFIRLELRSGMLGSDLAVDLKSTEPLAFSVTGRAQVDQLHTLDTLKTRDFLKWQQLVLEGLNYQHGDSLSIDKVNLFQPYARFMINDDRTTNIDDLLIPQPADSGTKTVAAKPATGKEKPLGIHIGGIAINDGSANFADFSLTPNFATAIQQLNGKIGTIDSRHAKPASVDVKGKVDRYAPVTIKGSVNPFDPMASLDIATSFKRVELTTLTPYSGKFAGYRIRKGRLNLDLHYKITNGQLLAENKVVVEQLQLGEKVDSPDAVSLPLKLAIALLKDVDGKISIELPVSGDLNNPQFSVMPIIWQTLRNLIVKAAAAPFKMIGGLVSGGGSQDLGTVAFAPGSSDLSKDAEAALVKLSQALKERPALRLEIEGTAAKRSDGPLIAEQRLEREYQYNYYKMLQRRGDKVPAQASLLDVPDNEKGPLLEGIYRTRLKTQPPAEWKDLGKEERSKKMRESVIGFWSSSEVLLRQLGQERASSIKDYLVDKGQLADDRVYFVDASLGEAESDGRVVTPLHLDAE; this is translated from the coding sequence ATGCCATACTCCAAGGCTCTCCGATTCCGACAGATGAAGCCACACATGCCCAAAGGATTGATTCGCGCTATCGGCGCCTTGTTGACTGCCCTGGCGCTTTATAGCCTGCTGGGTTTTTTGATTTTGCCGGGCATCGCGTTGCGGGTTGCCAACCAACAATTGGCCAACTACGCCACCATACCCGCGACGATTCAGCGGATCGAACTCAACCCGTTCAGCCTTGAAGTCACTCTTTGGGGCTTGGTCATCGGCGAGCCGGGCAAGGAACAAGTGGGCTTCGAGCGCCTGTATGCCAACCTGCAGATTGACAGTCTCTGGACCAAGGCGTTGCACCTGTCCGATATCGAACTGGACAAACCCAAGACCGAAATCCTTTTCGGCAAGGACGGCAAACTCAACCTGCTCGGCCTGTTCAACATCCCCGCCAGCGAACCGACTCCGGTCGATCCGGACGCCAAACCATTCCCGCTGCGCGTGGAGCGGATCAAACTGGCCAGCGGCTCCGTCCATTTCGAGGATGCACGGCCCAGCGAACCCATCGAATTCCTCTACGACAAACTCGACTTCGAACTGAAAAACCTCAGCACCCTACCCGAAGACAGCGCCGACATGACGCTGGTGGCCGTCGGCCCGGCAGGAGGACAGATCGACTGGACCGGTAACTTCAGCCTGATCCCGATCGCGTCCGAAGGTAAGCTGAAAATCACCGATGGCAAGATGAAATCCTTTTGGCCCTATGTGCGCGATGCTGTGCCACTCGCACTCAAAGATGGGGTCGTCAGCCTTAGCACCGACTACAAACTCAACCTGGCCAAGGAAACCGAACTGCTGTTGAGCAACGTTGCCGTCAGCGTCGCCCCTTTCGCCATCCAGACTCCGGACGGTCGACCACTGGCGAAGCTCGAGCGGCTAGAGATCAGCGAAACCACCGTGGATCTGGCCAAACAGCAAGTGGTGGTCGGCAAGATCCGCAGCCAGAAACTGGAAACCTGGGCCGCCCTCGAGGCCGATGGGCAACTCGATTGGCAAAAACTGTTCGCCAGTCAGCCGTCCAAAGCAGCCGCCAAGGCCAATGCCGAACCGATCAGTGCACCAGCAGCGGCCGATTCGCCGAAGCCTGCGCCGAGTAAGCCTTGGCAGGTGCTGCTCAAAGACGTGCAGCTACGTGATTATCAGGTGCACCTGGCCGACCGCAAGGCACAACCGGCGGTGGCGCTGGAGCTGGGCCCGCTGAACCTGGACCTGCAGAATTTCGACAGCCTCAATGGTTCCCCTTTCAATCTCAAGCTCGACGCCGGCGTGGGCAAACAAGGCAAGATCACCGCGGACGGTGTGGTCAATCTGGCCCCGATCAGCGCGAAGTTGAACGTGCAGACCCAAGACATCGACCTGCGCGTTGCGCAGTCCTACATCAACCCGTTCATTCGTCTCGAACTGCGAAGCGGCATGCTGGGCAGTGATCTGGCGGTCGACCTGAAAAGCACCGAGCCGTTGGCGTTCAGCGTCACCGGCCGTGCCCAGGTCGATCAACTGCACACCCTCGACACCCTGAAAACCCGCGACTTCCTCAAGTGGCAGCAACTGGTGCTCGAAGGCCTGAACTACCAGCATGGCGATAGCCTGTCGATCGACAAGGTCAACCTGTTCCAGCCCTATGCACGCTTCATGATCAACGATGACCGCACCACCAATATCGATGACCTGCTGATCCCGCAACCGGCCGACTCCGGCACCAAAACCGTCGCGGCCAAACCGGCAACCGGTAAAGAAAAACCGCTGGGCATTCACATCGGCGGCATTGCCATCAATGACGGTTCGGCAAACTTCGCCGACTTCAGCCTGACCCCGAACTTCGCCACCGCCATTCAACAGCTCAACGGGAAGATCGGCACCATCGACAGCCGCCATGCAAAACCGGCTAGCGTCGACGTCAAAGGCAAGGTCGACCGCTATGCGCCGGTGACCATCAAGGGTTCGGTCAACCCGTTCGATCCGATGGCCAGCCTGGACATCGCCACCAGTTTCAAACGGGTGGAACTGACCACCCTGACACCTTATTCCGGCAAGTTCGCCGGTTACCGAATCCGCAAGGGCCGACTCAATCTCGACCTGCATTACAAGATCACCAACGGTCAGCTGCTGGCCGAAAACAAAGTGGTGGTCGAGCAGTTGCAACTGGGTGAGAAAGTCGACAGCCCAGATGCCGTGAGCCTGCCGCTGAAGCTGGCGATTGCCTTGCTCAAGGATGTCGATGGCAAGATTTCCATCGAGCTGCCGGTGAGCGGCGACCTGAACAACCCGCAGTTCAGTGTCATGCCGATTATCTGGCAGACCCTGCGTAATCTGATCGTCAAAGCCGCCGCAGCGCCCTTCAAAATGATTGGCGGGCTGGTCAGCGGTGGTGGTTCGCAAGACTTGGGCACCGTGGCGTTCGCACCGGGTTCAAGCGACCTGAGCAAAGACGCCGAAGCGGCGCTGGTCAAACTGTCTCAGGCGCTCAAGGAACGTCCGGCGCTGCGCCTGGAAATCGAAGGCACCGCCGCCAAGCGCAGCGATGGCCCGCTGATTGCCGAGCAACGACTGGAGCGGGAATACCAGTACAACTACTACAAAATGCTCCAGCGCCGCGGTGACAAGGTGCCGGCCCAGGCCTCGTTGCTGGATGTTCCGGACAACGAGAAAGGCCCGCTGCTTGAAGGGATCTACCGCACCCGCCTGAAGACCCAGCCGCCCGCCGAATGGAAGGATCTTGGCAAGGAAGAACGCAGCAAAAAAATGCGCGAAAGCGTGATCGGCTTCTGGAGTTCCAGTGAGGTACTGTTGCGTCAACTGGGGCAAGAACGGGCCAGCAGCATCAAGGATTATCTGGTGGACAAGGGGCAATTGGCCGATGACCGCGTGTACTTCGTCGACGCCAGCCTCGGTGAGGCTGAAAGCGATGGTCGCGTCGTAACCCCTCTGCACCTGGATGCCGAGTGA
- a CDS encoding DUF2845 domain-containing protein encodes MSLRWCLGLMLIAGQAAAADTLRCGSQLISVGDRAGEVLHKCGEPVARDALGYKRSANRREEFQVEEWTYGPNSGMYQYLRFEGNRLVRITSKRGN; translated from the coding sequence ATGAGCCTGCGATGGTGTCTGGGCCTGATGCTGATTGCCGGCCAGGCAGCGGCGGCCGATACCCTGCGCTGCGGCAGTCAATTGATCAGCGTGGGGGACAGGGCCGGCGAAGTGCTGCACAAATGTGGAGAGCCCGTGGCCCGCGACGCGTTGGGCTACAAGCGCAGCGCCAATCGGCGCGAAGAGTTTCAGGTCGAGGAATGGACCTACGGGCCCAACAGCGGGATGTATCAGTACCTGCGCTTTGAAGGAAACCGGTTGGTTCGAATCACCAGCAAGCGTGGGAATTGA
- a CDS encoding BON domain-containing protein → MKKFAIAAATATALTLTMANAAFAETTQATQAPMMLAAGEVTEAKEDVSDTWITTKVKADLVTEKGIPGTDIKVETNKGVVSLSSMTVLTDAQKTTAVAIAKNIKGVKAVSADGLKSE, encoded by the coding sequence ATGAAGAAGTTCGCTATCGCTGCCGCTACTGCTACCGCGTTGACCCTGACTATGGCCAACGCCGCATTTGCAGAGACCACCCAAGCGACTCAGGCACCCATGATGCTGGCCGCCGGTGAAGTTACTGAAGCGAAAGAGGATGTTTCCGATACCTGGATCACCACCAAAGTCAAAGCAGACCTGGTCACCGAAAAAGGCATCCCAGGCACCGACATCAAAGTCGAAACCAACAAAGGCGTTGTTTCCCTGTCTTCCATGACCGTTCTGACAGACGCTCAGAAAACAACCGCCGTGGCGATCGCCAAGAACATCAAAGGTGTCAAAGCGGTGTCCGCTGACGGCCTGAAGTCCGAGTAA
- a CDS encoding pilin, which produces MKNQNGFTLIELLIVVAIIGILATFALPQYSKYQSRAKVTAALAEISALKVPFEDIINQGTNPTLALIGGTLTTGNCTITASGTASDGAGTIGCTILNAPGPVLSKTITLTRTLAGGWTCATTAAQEYAPKGCTGA; this is translated from the coding sequence ATGAAAAATCAAAATGGTTTTACTCTGATCGAACTGCTGATCGTGGTGGCGATCATCGGGATTTTGGCGACGTTTGCATTGCCGCAGTATTCGAAGTACCAGTCGCGGGCGAAAGTCACTGCTGCGCTTGCAGAAATTTCGGCACTGAAAGTGCCTTTCGAAGACATCATCAACCAGGGCACTAACCCCACCCTCGCACTGATCGGCGGTACGCTGACCACCGGTAATTGCACGATTACGGCATCGGGTACCGCCTCTGACGGTGCAGGTACAATTGGTTGCACGATTCTCAACGCTCCAGGGCCGGTACTCAGCAAAACCATCACACTTACGCGCACGCTCGCCGGTGGGTGGACTTGCGCCACGACGGCTGCACAGGAATACGCGCCTAAAGGCTGCACTGGCGCCTGA
- the acs gene encoding acetate--CoA ligase, translated as MFDISTFPKADAVRRAAQLSQDDYQRLYRQSVEHPSTFWAEQATRFLDWSAPWQTVQRYDLKTGEASWFAGGQLNVSYNCIDRHLEKRGDQTAIIWEGDDPAESAQITYKKLHHNVCRLANVLKSRGVKKGDRVCIYMPMIPEAAYAMLACARIGAIHSVVFGGFSPDSLRDRILDADCRTVITADEGVRGGKFVPLKQNVDTALQSCPDVSTVIVVERTQGKVNWVDDRDIWYHQALRDVSDDCPPEPMDAEDPLFILYTSGSTGKPKGVLHTTGGYLLQAAMTFKYVLDYRDGEVFWCTADVGWVTGHSYIVYGPLANGATTLIFEGVPSYPSTSRFWQVIDKHHVNIFYTAPTALRALMREGPEPLKETSRESLRLLGTVGEPINPEAWEWYFNTVGEQRCPIVDTWWQTETGGIMLSPLVSTQRIKPGCATQPMFGVRPVLLDEHGKEIKGAGSGILAIKSSWPAQIRSVYGDPKRMIETYFKPYPGYYFTGDGARRDEDGDYWITGRIDDVINVSGHRIGTAEVESALVLHDSIAEAAVVGYPHDIKGQGIYAFVTPMNGTEPNDELKKQLLAHVSKEIGSFAKPDLIQWAPALPKTRSGKIMRRILRKIACNELDSLGDTSTLADPSVVQGLIDQRLNQ; from the coding sequence ATGTTCGATATCAGCACGTTCCCCAAAGCCGATGCCGTTCGCCGGGCTGCACAGTTAAGTCAAGACGACTACCAACGCCTGTACCGCCAATCCGTCGAACACCCCAGCACCTTCTGGGCCGAACAGGCCACACGCTTTCTCGACTGGAGCGCACCGTGGCAAACCGTCCAGCGTTACGACCTGAAAACCGGTGAGGCGAGCTGGTTCGCGGGTGGACAGTTAAACGTCAGTTACAACTGCATCGACCGTCACCTGGAAAAACGCGGCGATCAAACCGCGATCATCTGGGAAGGCGATGACCCCGCCGAATCCGCCCAGATCACCTACAAAAAACTCCATCACAACGTCTGTCGACTGGCCAACGTGCTCAAAAGCCGTGGCGTGAAGAAAGGCGACCGCGTGTGCATCTACATGCCGATGATTCCCGAAGCCGCCTACGCCATGCTCGCCTGCGCGCGGATCGGCGCGATTCATTCGGTGGTGTTCGGCGGCTTCTCCCCTGACTCGCTACGTGACCGGATTCTCGACGCCGATTGCCGCACCGTGATCACTGCCGACGAAGGCGTGCGCGGCGGTAAATTCGTGCCGCTCAAACAGAACGTCGACACGGCGCTGCAAAGCTGCCCGGACGTGAGCACTGTGATCGTGGTCGAACGTACCCAAGGCAAGGTTAACTGGGTCGACGATCGGGACATCTGGTACCACCAGGCTTTGCGCGACGTCAGCGACGACTGCCCGCCAGAGCCGATGGACGCCGAAGACCCGCTGTTCATCCTCTACACCTCCGGCAGCACCGGTAAACCCAAAGGCGTGCTGCACACCACCGGCGGCTACCTGCTGCAGGCCGCCATGACCTTCAAGTACGTCCTCGACTATCGCGACGGTGAAGTCTTCTGGTGCACCGCCGATGTCGGCTGGGTCACCGGCCATAGCTACATCGTCTACGGGCCGCTGGCCAACGGGGCGACCACGCTGATCTTCGAAGGCGTGCCGAGTTACCCCAGCACCTCGCGCTTCTGGCAGGTGATCGACAAGCACCACGTGAACATCTTCTACACCGCTCCGACCGCGTTACGTGCGCTGATGCGTGAAGGCCCCGAACCGTTGAAGGAAACGTCCCGCGAGAGCCTGCGATTACTCGGCACCGTCGGTGAACCCATCAACCCGGAAGCCTGGGAGTGGTATTTCAATACGGTCGGCGAGCAGCGCTGCCCGATTGTCGATACCTGGTGGCAGACCGAAACCGGCGGAATCATGCTGAGTCCGCTGGTCAGCACCCAACGGATCAAACCCGGTTGCGCCACCCAACCGATGTTCGGCGTGCGACCGGTATTGCTCGACGAACACGGCAAGGAAATCAAAGGCGCGGGCAGCGGCATACTGGCCATCAAGTCCAGCTGGCCGGCGCAGATCCGCAGCGTCTACGGCGACCCGAAACGGATGATCGAAACTTACTTCAAACCCTACCCCGGCTATTACTTCACCGGCGACGGCGCACGTCGCGACGAGGACGGCGACTACTGGATCACCGGGCGCATCGACGACGTGATCAACGTCTCCGGGCACCGCATCGGCACGGCCGAAGTGGAAAGCGCGCTGGTGCTGCACGACAGCATTGCCGAGGCCGCCGTGGTCGGTTACCCCCATGACATAAAAGGCCAGGGCATCTATGCCTTCGTCACGCCCATGAATGGCACCGAACCCAACGACGAATTGAAGAAACAATTGCTGGCGCATGTCAGCAAGGAAATCGGCAGTTTCGCCAAACCGGACTTGATCCAGTGGGCTCCGGCCCTGCCGAAAACCCGTTCGGGCAAGATCATGCGACGAATTCTGCGCAAGATCGCCTGCAACGAGCTGGACAGCCTCGGTGACACCTCGACTCTCGCCGATCCGAGCGTGGTACAAGGGCTGATCGATCAACGCCTGAACCAATGA
- the panC gene encoding pantoate--beta-alanine ligase: MNTVKTVRELRAAVARARNEGKRIGFVPTMGNLHSGHIALITKATQRVDFVVASIFVNPLQFGAGEDLDKYPRTLAADQEKLLEAGCHLLFAPTVEEMYPDGMADQTRVSVPQLCEGLCGASRPGHFEGVATVVSKLFNMVQPDLAIFGQKDFQQLAVIRALVHDLNMPIQIIGEPTVRAADGLALSSRNGFLSEEQRAVAPVVYRTLTQIADAIKQGERDYPALINEQIKQLEAAGLRADYLEIRHALTLRPATAEDRDLVILVAAFLGTTRLIDNLHLNLDTSV; the protein is encoded by the coding sequence ATGAACACCGTAAAAACCGTACGCGAACTGCGGGCCGCCGTAGCCCGTGCCCGTAACGAAGGCAAGCGCATCGGCTTCGTGCCGACCATGGGCAACCTGCACAGCGGGCATATCGCGCTGATTACCAAGGCCACCCAACGGGTGGATTTCGTGGTCGCGAGCATTTTCGTCAACCCGCTGCAATTCGGCGCCGGTGAAGACCTCGACAAATATCCGCGAACCCTGGCTGCCGATCAGGAGAAACTGCTCGAGGCCGGTTGCCATCTGCTGTTCGCACCCACCGTCGAAGAAATGTACCCCGACGGCATGGCCGACCAGACCCGTGTCAGCGTGCCACAACTCTGCGAAGGCTTGTGCGGCGCCAGCCGTCCGGGGCATTTCGAAGGGGTGGCAACCGTCGTCAGCAAGCTGTTCAACATGGTCCAGCCGGACCTGGCGATCTTCGGCCAGAAAGACTTCCAGCAACTGGCAGTGATTCGCGCCCTGGTGCATGACCTGAACATGCCGATCCAGATCATCGGCGAACCCACCGTGCGTGCCGCCGACGGTCTGGCGTTGTCGTCGCGCAATGGTTTCCTCAGCGAAGAACAGCGTGCCGTAGCGCCAGTGGTCTATCGCACCCTTACCCAAATTGCCGATGCGATTAAACAGGGTGAGCGCGATTATCCGGCGTTGATCAATGAGCAGATCAAACAGCTTGAAGCCGCTGGCCTGCGTGCGGATTATCTGGAAATTCGCCATGCGCTGACCTTGCGTCCGGCGACGGCCGAAGATCGGGATCTGGTGATTCTGGTGGCGGCGTTCCTGGGCACGACGCGGTTGATCGACAACCTGCATCTGAACCTCGACACCTCCGTCTGA
- the panB gene encoding 3-methyl-2-oxobutanoate hydroxymethyltransferase: MPAITLTTLQSLKQKGEKITMLTCYDATFAHACNEAGVEVLLVGDSLGMVLQGHDSTLPVTTAEMAYHVAAVKRGNADALILADLPFMAYATIEQTMTNSALLMQAGANMVKVEGALWLADSIRLLAERGIPVCAHMGLTPQSVNILGGYKVQGRNENQARQMRADAIALEQAGAAMLLLECVPSELAEEITQAVGIPVIGIGAGSGTDGQVLVLHDMLGLSITGRVPKFVKNFMTGQTSIQAALSAYVTEVKAATFPGIEHGFSA; this comes from the coding sequence ATGCCAGCCATCACCCTGACTACGCTCCAGAGCCTCAAGCAGAAAGGTGAAAAGATCACCATGTTGACCTGCTATGACGCGACCTTCGCCCATGCCTGCAACGAGGCCGGGGTTGAAGTGCTGCTGGTGGGCGACTCCCTCGGCATGGTTTTGCAAGGTCACGACAGCACCCTGCCGGTGACCACCGCTGAAATGGCCTACCACGTGGCAGCCGTCAAACGTGGCAACGCCGATGCCCTGATCCTCGCCGACCTGCCCTTCATGGCCTACGCCACCATTGAACAAACCATGACCAACAGCGCCCTGTTAATGCAGGCCGGTGCCAACATGGTCAAGGTTGAAGGGGCATTGTGGCTCGCGGACTCGATCCGTCTGCTGGCCGAACGTGGCATCCCGGTGTGCGCGCACATGGGGCTGACACCGCAATCGGTCAACATCCTCGGCGGCTATAAAGTCCAGGGCCGCAATGAGAACCAGGCGCGGCAGATGCGTGCCGACGCGATTGCCCTGGAACAGGCCGGAGCGGCCATGCTGCTGCTCGAATGCGTGCCCAGCGAACTGGCCGAAGAAATCACCCAGGCGGTGGGTATCCCGGTGATCGGCATCGGTGCCGGCAGTGGCACCGACGGCCAGGTACTGGTTCTGCATGACATGCTGGGCTTGTCCATTACCGGCCGTGTGCCGAAGTTCGTGAAGAACTTCATGACTGGCCAGACCAGCATTCAAGCCGCCTTGAGCGCTTACGTCACTGAAGTCAAAGCGGCGACTTTCCCAGGTATCGAACACGGATTCTCTGCATGA